One Hippoglossus stenolepis isolate QCI-W04-F060 chromosome 22, HSTE1.2, whole genome shotgun sequence DNA segment encodes these proteins:
- the LOC118101600 gene encoding thymidine phosphorylase has translation MITHGSMAHDRLQTPDQVNMLSIPDLIKKKRDGETLSDEEIRTFINAVTNQTIQECQTGAMLMAIWQKGMDVTETKTLTREMMLSGEVMSWPKEWAGLLVDKHSTGGVGDKISLVLAPALAACGCKVPMISGRGLAHTGGTLDKLESIPGFNIHQSAEQIQRILGSVGCCIVGQTERLVPADRVLYALRDATSTVDSLPLITGSIISKKGAESLTALVLDVKFGKAALYKDLESAKQLAQSLVSAGNGLGIRTGAVLSRMDATIGRCVGNSLEVMESLETLKGNGPEDVMELVTTLGGLLLMMTSSVSDLSEGRKQIRDAVTSGAALLKFQAMMENQGVATETCRSLCSAHTDYFSVLRKARHQIELTTPGDGVVMDVDGFVLAEILQKLGAGRSKAGEPVNHSVGAELLVSLGQRVEKGAPWLRLHYEDPTPTPDQMSRLQKALTLETNTHKQHKHSLVEELLLPQEYTV, from the exons ATGATCACTCATGGGTCGATGGCACATGACAGGCTGCAAACACCAGACCAG gtcAACATGCTGTCGATACCAGATCTGATCAAGaagaagagagacggagaaacacTGAGCGACGAGGAAATCAGAACTTTCATCAACGCCGTCACAAACCAAACCATCCAGGAATGTCAGACAG GTGCGATGCTGATGGCGATCTGGCAGAAGGGGATGGACGTCACGGAGACCAAGACCCTCACTAGGGAGATGATGTTATCGGGTGAAGTGATGTCATGGCCAAAGGAGTGGGCGGGGCTCCTGGTTGACAAACACTCGACCGGTGGCGTGGGAGATAAAATCAGCCTCGTGTTAGCGCCTGCGCTCGCCGCCTGTGGCTGCAAG GTACCTATGATCAGTGGGCGGGGCTTAGCTCATACAGGAGGTACCCTGGATAAACTGGAGTCGATTCCAGGATTCAACATCCACCAATCAGCTGAGCAg ATTCAGAGGATCCTGGGCTCTGTGGgctgttgcattgtgggtcagACGGAGAGGCTGGTCCCTGCAGATCGGGTCCTGTACGCCCTGCGGGACGCCACCAGCACCGTGGACAGTTTGCCTCTCATCACAG GTTCGATTATTTCTAAGAAAGGTGCCGAGTCGCTGACGGCTCTGGTGCTGGACGTGAAGTTTGGAAAAGCTGCTCTGTATAAAGATCTGGAAAGTGCTAAACAACTGGCTCAGTCTCTG GTGAGCGCAGGAAACGGTCTGGGCATACGTACGGGTGCGGTCCTGAGTCGTATGGACGCTACGATTGGTCGATGTGTGGGCAACAGTCTGGAGGTGATGGAGTCTCTGGAGACGCTGAAGGGAAACGGACCTGAAGACGTGATGGAGCTGGTGACGACTCTCG gaggtctgctgctgatgatgaccAGCTCAGTCTCTGACCTATCAGAAGGCAGGAAGCAGATCCGTGACGCTGTGACCAGCGGAGCAGCTCTGTTGAAGTTTCAGGCCATGATGGAGAATCAGGGCGTTGCCACGGAGACGTGTCGCTCGCTGTGCTCCGCCCACACCGATTATTTCAGTGTCCTGAGAAAAGCTCGACATCAGATTGAACTGACGACTCCTGGAGACG gagtGGTGATGGACGTTGATGGTTTCGTTTTAGCTGAAATTCTTCAGAAACTGGGGGCGGGGCGATCGAAGGCTGGAGAACCTGTCAATCACAGTGTGGGGGCGGAGCTGCTGGTGTCGCTTGGTCAAAGGGTCGAGAAAG GCGCCCCCTGGCTGCGGCTTCATTACGAGGATCCGACTCCGACTCCAGACCAAATGAGTCGACTGCAGAAAGCTCTGActctggaaacaaacacacacaaacaacacaaacacagtctggTGGAAGAACTGCTTCTTCCTCAGGAATACACTGTTTAA
- the rab21 gene encoding ras-related protein Rab-21 — protein MAAGGAGGNSGKTYSFKVVLLGEGCVGKTSLVLRYCENKFNDKHITTLQASFLTKKLNITGKRVNLAIWDTAGQERFHALGPIYYRDSNGAILVYDITDEDSFQKVKNWVKELRKMLGNEICLCIVGNKVDLDKDRHVSVEEAESYAESVGAKHYHTSAKLNKGIEELFLDLCKRMMETAQAEERLKGNGASQSASSRRGVQIVDDEPQATPAGGCCSTG, from the exons ATGGCGGCCGGAGGGGCGGGCGGCAACAGCGGCAAGACCTACTCCTTCAAGGTGGTGCTGCTGGGGGAAGGCTGCGTGGGCAAGACGTCGCTGGTGCTGCGCTACTGCGAGAACAAATTCAACGACAAGCACATCACAACTCTACAG gcGTCCTTCCTCACAAAGAAGCTCAACATCACGGGAAAGAGGGTGAACCTCGCCATATGG gacaCCGCGGGTCAGGAGAGGTTTCATGCGTTAGGTCCCATCTACTACAGAGACTCCAATGGAGCCATACTAGTGTACGACATCACAGACGAAGACTCGTTTCAGAAG gtgaAGAACTGGGTGAAAGAGTTGAGGAAAATGTTGGGCAACGAGATTTGTTTATGTATAGTAG GTAACAAAGTTGATTTGGACAAAGACAGACATGTTTCAGTTGAAGAGGCAGAGAG TTATGCCGAGTCTGTCGGAGCCAAACACTACCACACATCAGCCAAGTTGAATAAAGGCATCGAGGAGCTTTTCCTGGACCTTTGTAAAA ggatGATGGAAACGGCTCAGGCTGAGGAGAGGTTGAAGGGCAACGGAGCCAGCCAATCGGCTTCGAGTAGGCGGGGAGTACAGATAGTCGACGACGAACCACAGGCCACGCCGGCCGgaggctgctgctccactggCTGA